One genomic segment of Oncorhynchus masou masou isolate Uvic2021 chromosome 16, UVic_Omas_1.1, whole genome shotgun sequence includes these proteins:
- the slc25a47a gene encoding solute carrier family 25 member 47-A — protein sequence MHIADFAAGSIGGACGVAVGYPLDTVKVRIQTQKQFTGIWHCFITTLSKEGVHGFFKGMSLPVTTVSMTSSVVFGMYRNCRQCLSQLRGGPGTPNTKPEIFLSGLAGGVATVTVMSPGDIVKVRLQCQTESMRARKGANLPKPKYRGPVHCLLTIVREEGVLGLYRGALPLMLRDGPSYATYFLTYSTLCEWFTPPGKKGPEWTGVMLAGGVAGMTGWTVGTPMDVIKARLQMDGARDIKRYKGFVHCITETVRMEGSGVFFRSLGINCLRAFPVNMVVFATYELLVGFLRTQPDAIEPPKLEFE from the exons ATGCATATTGCCGATTTCGCGGCAGGATCCATAGGAG GGGCATGTGGTGTTGCTGTGGGATATCCGCTTGATACAGTAAAG GTGAGGATACAAACTCAGAAGCAGTTCACTGGAATTTGGCATTGCTTCATAACAACGTTATCTAAAGAAGGG GTCCATGGCTTCTTCAAGGGGATGTCCCTACCTGTTACCACGGTTTCCATGACTTCCTCTGTGGTGTTTGGGATGTACAGGAACTGCCGTCAGTGTCTCAGTCAGCTGAGGGGAGGACCAGGAACCCCAAACACCAAACCAGAAATCTTCCTCTCCGGCCTGGCCGGGGGTGTGGCTACG GTGACAGTGATGTCACCAGGCGACATAGTGAAAGTCAGGCTGCAGTGTCAGACAGAGTCCATGCGAGCCAGAAAAGGGGCCAACTTGCCCAAACCCAAGTACCGCGGCCCCGTCCACTGTCTCCTGACCATCGTCAGAGAGGAGGGGGTACTGGGGCTCTACAGGGGAGCTCTGCCTCTCATGCTGAGAGACGGACCGTCCTACGCCACCTACTTCCTGACTTACAGCACACTCTGTGAGTGGTTCACCCCACCTGGAAAGAAGGGACCAG AGTGGACAGGGGTGATGCTGGCTGGCGGGGTGGCTGGTATGACCGGCTGGACAGTGGGTACGCCCATGGACGTGATTAAGGCTCGCCTCCAGATGGACGGAGCCAGGGATATCAAGAGATACAAGGGCTTTGTCCACTGCATCACAGAGACAGTCAGGATGGAGGGGTCAGGGGTGTTTTTTAGGAGCTTGGGTATCAACTGTCTACGTGCCTTCCCTGTCAACATGGTGGTGTTCGCTACCTATGAACTCCTGGTCGGCTTCCTCAGAACACAGCCTGATGCTATAGAACCCCCCAAACTAGAGTTTGAGTAG